A single region of the Sorghum bicolor cultivar BTx623 chromosome 7, Sorghum_bicolor_NCBIv3, whole genome shotgun sequence genome encodes:
- the LOC8060922 gene encoding DNA polymerase zeta processivity subunit isoform X3, translated as MDRKNQTPQGQIARVVVEFLEVAVSCIIFLKGFYPPRAFERRRYMNVVVQKARHPELASYIHSVTVGLLPFIQKGLVERVVVIFYDKEHVPIEKFVFKLAVNQSYCSKLEEANLEFALRAFLIKLTVAEPVTKPLPSDGNWEITAYFRSLPGDDDREAQLWIPTDTKLWMQPPQITPIKSVSCDPLKMQLYLEHPSITEPKDPAA; from the exons ATGGATCGGAAGAATCAAACTCCTCAAG GTCAAATAGCACGGGTGGTTGTGGAATTTCTTGAGGTAGCAGTCAGCTGCATCATCTTCCTCAAAGGCTTCTATCCTCCTC GTGCCTTTGAGAGGAGAAGGTATATGAATGTAGTGGTCCAGAAAGCACGGCATCCTGAACTTGCTAGCTATATTCACTCTGTGACTGTCGGCCTTCTTCCTTTCATTCAGAAG GGATTGGTAGAGAGGGTTGTGGTCATCTTCTATGACAAAGAGCATGTACCAATTGAGAAGTTTGTCTTCAAGCTTGCAGTCAACCAATCATATTGTTCCAAGTTAGAGGAGGCAAACCTGGAGTTTGCTCTGCGAGCATTCTTGATCAAGCTGACTGTTGCTGAGCCTGTTACCAAACCCCTTCCATCAG atgGTAACTGGGAGATCACTGCCTACTTCCGGTCCCTCCCTGGCGATGACGACCGAGAAGCTCAGCTGTGGATTCCTACAGACACCAAGCTGTGGATGCAGCCTCCGCAAATTACCCCTATCAAGTCAGTTAGCTGTGACCCTCTGAAGATGCAGCTTTACTTGGAGCACCCTAGCATCACAGAACCGAAGGATCCGGCAGCATAA
- the LOC8060922 gene encoding uncharacterized protein LOC8060922 isoform X2, whose protein sequence is MGWPIFLADPTTHLPTGRPQSAWRHRAGRPLRTQAAARRQKAPEPARQPSTARASRSGPNDGQVERSWERPVACGSAGEQRAGDGVKRRSSARYSNPELGLTAATDRSTVERGSSSSATGFGQGQGASSEAEPKGLVERVVVIFYDKEHVPIEKFVFKLAVNQSYCSKLEEANLEFALRAFLIKLTVAEPVTKPLPSDGNWEITAYFRSLPGDDDREAQLWIPTDTKLWMQPPQITPIKSVSCDPLKMQLYLEHPSITEPKDPAA, encoded by the exons ATGGGCTGGCCTATTTTCCTGGCAGACCCAACCACCCATCTCCCGACCGGCCGACCCCAATCCGCATGGAGGCATAGGGCCGGCCGGCCGCTGCGCACGcaagccgccgcccgccgccagaAAGCGCCCGAGCCGGCGCGCCAGCCCTCAACCGCCCGAGCGAGCAGGAGCGGCCCGAACGACGGCCAGGTGGAGCGGAGTTGGGAGCGGCCTGTGGCCTGTGGGAGTGCGGGCGAGCAGCGAGCCGGCGATGGAGTGAAGAGGAGGAGCAGCGCAAGGTACAGCAACCCAGAGCTAGGGCTAACTGCTGCCACGGATAGGTCAACGGTAGAGAGGGGTAGCAGCTCCTCAGCAACTGGATTTGGTCAAGGCCAAGGTGCAAGCAGTGAAGCAGAGCCAAAG GGATTGGTAGAGAGGGTTGTGGTCATCTTCTATGACAAAGAGCATGTACCAATTGAGAAGTTTGTCTTCAAGCTTGCAGTCAACCAATCATATTGTTCCAAGTTAGAGGAGGCAAACCTGGAGTTTGCTCTGCGAGCATTCTTGATCAAGCTGACTGTTGCTGAGCCTGTTACCAAACCCCTTCCATCAG atgGTAACTGGGAGATCACTGCCTACTTCCGGTCCCTCCCTGGCGATGACGACCGAGAAGCTCAGCTGTGGATTCCTACAGACACCAAGCTGTGGATGCAGCCTCCGCAAATTACCCCTATCAAGTCAGTTAGCTGTGACCCTCTGAAGATGCAGCTTTACTTGGAGCACCCTAGCATCACAGAACCGAAGGATCCGGCAGCATAA
- the LOC8060922 gene encoding pentatricopeptide repeat-containing protein At2g29760, chloroplastic isoform X1 produces the protein MGAPSQIFVGKSKPFSTAKTLCPEHKYILSIPIPRLSHCHIPLLLSQSIVSGLLLKLPLVHSVLRSLSLGPFPSLSLSFLSLLRHSGYVTLDNYSLNIAFSATSRLPSVSVGAQLHSLSVKLGLVSDTFVLNSLINMYSSCSYPATARQVLDSAPQGACDTVSWNTIISGYLRGGMPNKALQAFGQMVKEQVTLDDVTLLNALVASAKAGKVKVGRLCHSLVVVNGAGINCYMGSSLISMYAKCGLVEDARKVFHGMHERNVVCWTSMISGYTQLGKFKEAVNLFRDMQITGMKVDDGTIATVVSSCAQMGALDLGRYVHAYCDVHGLGKELSVKNSLIDMYSKCGDINKAHEIFCGLTKRDVFSWTAMIMGFTVNGLCSEALDLFAQMEGEGKVMPNEVTFLGVLTSCSHGGLVEQGFHYFQRMSMVYKLAPRIEHYGCMVDLLGRAKLLTEAEQFIKNMPIAPDVVVWRSLLFACRACGEVGLAEFVAERILELEPKKCAGHVLLSNVYATTSRWVDVNELRTSMDNSRMSKQPGCSFIEVDGCVHEFFAGDESHLETEAIYNILLGISELLVAESLLI, from the coding sequence ATGGGTGCACCATCACAAATATTTGTTGGGAAGTCAAAACCCTTCTCCACTGCCAAAACCTTGTGCCCTGAACACAAATATATCCTTTCAATTCCAATCCCACGACTCTCCCATTGCCATAttcccctcctcctctctcaaTCAATTGTTTCAGGTCTTCTCCTCAAGCTCCCCCTTGTCCACTCTGTCCTCCGATCTCTCTCCTTGGGGCCTTTCCCATCTCTatccctctccttcctctccctgCTCCGCCACTCTGGATATGTGACCCTCGATAACTATTCCCTCAACATTGCTTTCTCTGCCACTTCCCGCCTCCCATCTGTTTCTGTTGGTGCCCAGCTTCATTCCCTTTCTGTCAAACTTGGCTTGGTTTCAGATACATTTGTCCTTAATTCTCTTATCAACATGTACTCATCTTGTAGCTATCCAGCTACTGCAAGACAAGTTCTCGATTCTGCTCCTCAAGGAGCTTGTGACACAGTTTCTTGGAACACCATAATTTCTGGATACCTACGAGGTGGGATGCCTAATAAAGCTTTGCAGGCTTTTGGCCAGATGGTCAAGGAGCAAGTTACTCTGGATGATGTCACATTGCTGAATGCACTTGTTGCTTCTGCCAAGGCAGGCAAAGTGAAGGTAGGGAGGCTGTGTCACAGTTTAGTTGTGGTGAACGGGGCTGGAATTAATTGTTATATGGGTTCCTCTCTGATTAGTATGTATGCCAAGTGTGGATTGGTTGAGGATGCCCGCAAGGTATTTCATGGAATGCATGAGAGAAACGTGGTTTGCTGGACATCAATGATTTCTGGGTACACACAGTTGGGTAAGTTTAAAGAGGCTGTCAACCTTTTTAGGGACATGCAAATTACTGGAATGAAGGTTGATGATGGGACAATTGCTACTGTTGTGTCTTCATGTGCCCAAATGGGAGCACTTGACTTGGGACGATATGTTCATGCCTACTGTGATGTTCATGGTTTAGGGAAGGAGCTTTCTGTGAAGAATTCACTGATTGATATGTACTCAAAGTGTGGGGATATAAACAAGGCTCATGAGATATTCTGTGGATTGACCAAGCGAGATGTGTTTTCTTGGACGGCAATGATAATGGGCTTTACTGTTAATGGCCTCTGTAGTGAAGCACTAGATTTGTTTGCTCAGATGGAAGGAGAGGGTAAGGTTATGCCAAATGAGGTCACTTTTTTGGGTGTCCTTACTTCTTGTAGCCATGGAGGGTTAGTGGAACAAGGGTTCCATTACTTTCAGCGTATGTCCATGGTCTACAAGCTTGCACCGAGGATTGAACACTATGGATGCATGGTTGATCTCTTGGGCCGTGCAAAGCTATTGACAGAGGCAGAacaatttattaaaaatatgcctATTGCCCCAGATGTAGTAGTATGGCGGTCTTTGTTGTTTGCCTGCAGAGCTTGTGGAGAGGTGGGACTTGCAGAATTTGTAGCAGAAAGGATCCTAGAATTGGAGCCAAAAAAGTGTGCAGGACATGTTTTACTTTCTAATGTCTATGCTACCACATCAAGGTGGGTTGATGTGAATGAGTTGCGGACATCTATGGACAATAGTAGGATGAGTAAGCAACCTGGTTGCTCTTTCATTGAAGTGGATGGATGTGTGCATGAGTTCTTTGCAGGAGATGAATCACACCTTGAGACAgaagctatatataacattcttTTGGGGATCAGTGAGCTATTAGTAGCAGAGTCCTTACTCATATGA